The Luteolibacter arcticus genome includes a window with the following:
- a CDS encoding patatin-like phospholipase family protein translates to MEWTAPPSGRARLLAFDGGGIRGLFSLEIARRMEALLREKHGRPDAVLADYFHYMGGTSTGAIIATFLSWGLPVDEVIRLYRENARVMFTKAGLSSIHKHRFAGQPISDFLKDFFVEDDGTPATLGTAKLRTLLLVVTRNASTGSPWPMSNNPRALYNDRSQPGCNLDLPLWQIVRASTAAPTFFPPEVIEIADRHSGQTKKQVFAFEDGGVTPFNNPSYLLYTMATLPEYRLNWPDGKDCLSLVSVGTGRVKTGRGTRIDENLLGQAKSIPTALISSAQWMQDLLCRQHGECRHGEPLDSEIGDLIRENPRGAFLYARYDRTIGEADMEAALKVSKKGFTLDNIELMDFLGGMGRAYAEQAVKLEHFDDHE, encoded by the coding sequence ATGGAATGGACCGCCCCCCCATCCGGTCGTGCACGGCTGCTCGCCTTCGATGGCGGCGGGATCCGCGGGCTGTTCTCACTGGAGATCGCCCGGCGGATGGAGGCGCTGCTGCGGGAAAAACACGGCCGCCCGGATGCGGTGCTCGCCGACTATTTCCACTACATGGGCGGCACCAGCACGGGGGCCATCATCGCGACCTTCCTGTCGTGGGGCCTGCCGGTGGACGAGGTGATCCGCCTCTACCGCGAGAATGCCCGGGTGATGTTCACCAAGGCCGGCCTGAGCAGCATCCACAAGCATCGCTTCGCCGGGCAGCCGATCTCGGATTTCCTCAAGGACTTCTTCGTCGAGGACGACGGCACGCCCGCGACGCTCGGCACCGCCAAGCTCCGCACGCTGCTGCTGGTGGTGACCCGCAATGCCTCCACCGGCTCGCCGTGGCCGATGTCGAACAACCCGCGGGCGCTCTACAACGACCGCTCGCAGCCGGGCTGCAATCTCGACCTGCCGCTGTGGCAAATCGTGCGCGCCAGCACCGCCGCGCCGACCTTTTTCCCGCCCGAGGTGATCGAGATCGCAGACCGGCATAGCGGGCAAACGAAGAAGCAGGTCTTCGCCTTCGAGGATGGCGGCGTGACGCCCTTCAACAATCCCTCCTACCTGCTCTACACCATGGCCACGCTGCCGGAGTACCGCCTCAACTGGCCGGATGGAAAGGACTGCCTGAGCCTCGTTTCCGTCGGCACCGGCCGGGTGAAGACAGGCCGCGGCACGCGGATCGACGAGAACTTGCTCGGCCAGGCGAAGTCGATCCCCACAGCCCTGATCAGCTCGGCGCAGTGGATGCAGGACCTGCTCTGCCGCCAGCACGGCGAGTGCCGCCACGGCGAGCCGCTCGACAGCGAGATCGGCGACTTGATCCGCGAGAATCCGCGCGGCGCCTTCCTCTACGCGCGCTACGATCGCACGATCGGCGAGGCGGACATGGAAGCGGCGCTGAAGGTCAGTAAGAAGGGCTTCACCCTCGACAACATCGAGCTGATGGACTTCCTCGGCGGGATGGGACGGGCGTATGCGGAGCAGGCGGTGAAGCTGGAGCACTTTGACGATCACGAATGA